A segment of the Hemicordylus capensis ecotype Gifberg chromosome 6, rHemCap1.1.pri, whole genome shotgun sequence genome:
TAATTTTTTGACAAAAAAGTtacctccccccactgctgctccgGCCTCCTGTGGAGCCTACAAATGATCTAGGGGTCCTTGCCAGAGCCCTGCCACTGTGCTGTCACTATGCTGCCAGTGCCCCACTGCACCAATATTTCCCATCTTcactgttgggggtggagagtgaACTGAGCAGAGCAGGGCACCACCTACAGTGGTGGCACATGGGATTCTCCCACCCACTCTGGCTGGCATGAgggcttctctctggctggcacacctgcacagtttgatTATGGATAGTGTTGTGTGCCATGATGTTATGGCACACGATGCTCTCCATACTCAATCTGTGAAGGCACACTGGCCGGAGAGAAGCCAATGCGCtggctggggagtggggagaagcccGCACGGTGTTGCCACAAATGGTGGACTGTTCCACTTGGATCACTTCCTATCCCACTAGTGGTGAAATATTGATGTGGCAGGGCAGCGGCAGGCACGTGGGGCGGCATGACACAGCAATTACACAGGGGCAGGGCTCTGGTAAAGCCCCCCAGTTCAGCCTCAAACAGAACCTACAGGACTGGTTTTGGGAACACTCCTAGAACTACTCCCTCAAAAACATATGGTAAAGGCAAGGAAGGGTGATCAGGGACATTTCCAGAGCATACTTCTCCCCTCAAAATGAACAGCAGCCATGCGGGGCACCAGGCTGGATTAAGACAGTGGAAAGAGCAAAATGTTAAAGTCCCCTTTCCGCATGTCATGGTCCCATCCAGAGTGGAGATTTCTGCTGTTTCTGCAGGGCGGTGGGGTCAGGGGGCAGGATGCAAAGGATCAAAGCACACCATAAAGTAATGTGCAGTACAATCCTTACATCAAATATgtcaggagctggtcttgtggtagcaagcatgaactgccccctttgctaagcagggcctgccctggttggcatttgaatgagaagctacatgtgtgagcaatgtcaGATATTCTGCTTagaggatgaggccactctgggaacagcagctgCATGCCTGCATGTAGAATGTTCAAGGTTCCCTCcttggaatctccagatagggctgagagagacttctgcctgcaacgtTGTCGAAGCtgttgtctgtgtagacaatactgagctagaaagaccaatggtctgactcagtataaggcagcttcctgtgtttcctaCATAACACCTGAATTTTTTTTGTACAACATTGCCCTTTTCAGAACTTTCTACCACCATTACTCATAAATGACCTCCACAGTTCTGATGATGTTCTCGTTTCTGACACAGGCAATTACATGTGACTGACTGAATTGTCTTCTTGTCTCATTGACTTGTTGGAGCTGCCTGTGGTATGATGGTGGAAAAGGTTTAGTCAGGCTTCCTGGATTCCTGTGGATGGAGGTAGTGGTGGGGGGCATTGGGcagaaaaaataagaaagaaaaatccCAGATTCTCCATCGCTCTTAGGGAAGGCCTCCTTAAAGATCCCTGAGTTTGCATACAGGAGCTGATCCATTCCTGGGAGTTGACTTGCTATCCTCACTGCAGGAGGGTGGCATGGGAGATTGATTGGCCTACATCAGCACTGCACAGCTTTGGTCCTCCTGAAGGCCTAGAGTTTTCCAACAGTCAACTGGTCTTAATGCTCCTTTAGACACAAGAATCAAAACTTCCCCAACAGTAATACAACAACGAACAGCTTGATTCTATTCAGGTGTAACTTTAAGATGTCCAGATGTCCCTACCTGCTTGAATCTGACATTCCACACAATGGCATCCTCACTGATGCTAAACTCATGGCTTGGTAGAATCTTCCCAACATGAACCTTAAGGAAGGATTGATTGGGGAATGTGACCCAGTTGATGACATCATACCCAGCTGATAATTCCCCTTTCTCAAACAAGACTTCATGCCCAGCACCATTATTAAAGTGGATGTTCTTTAGAAAAGCATGGAGCTGGATTTGAAGGAAACACAATTAGATTTCGGAAGTGAAAGACAGCAGTTGAATCCTAAAGATCATTTTTTCTCACAAAATGGGAACTTCCTACTAATTTCCTGCTCAGCACAAAAGTCTGTGTCTGTATCTTATTAAGCTTCTGACAGCTCAGAAACTCTCTAAACTGAAATAGGAAGTAGTATGGGAACTTGAACTTGCAGGAGGGAATAGTTGTAAATCAGGGGTGCAGAATGGCTTCCTCAAGTGGCAGTGCCTTTGCTCACAATGGGGCTCTGATGTAGCCTAGGAATGATTTGTAATCCATCATCTAATATGCTCAGTCTACCATTCAATCCTATGGAATCAGCTGGACCTGAATGACACAGGACTTAAAGAGCATTCTCTCACCTTTCTGCCAGGTTTACTGCCAAGAAAAAGAATgtgcttggagagctggtcttgtggtaggaagcatgaattgtccccattgctaagcagggtcaccactggtttgcatttggatggcagacATCATgcgagcattgtaagatattccacttaggggatgtggccactctgggaggagcatctacatgcttgcatgcagaaggttccaagttccttccctggcatctccaagacaggactgagagagactcaagccatgaaccttggagaagctgctgcctttcTGTGTGGGCAACACTGAGCTATGTGCCTCTGTTCCTAATGGCATCAGTGGCAGACATATTATACAATGGAAGGTACACACATTCTTgcatgctcttgtgcaaatacaAAATAATGTGCATATGCAGTTCTTTAATGCATGGCCATTACTTCCAATGGTCATCTTTTGCAGAACTCCACTTGtgcaattttgtttgtttgcagaagAGCATGAaataatgtgtgcacacattccaATAAAATGTGCatggaacattgtgcagtatatCAACCAGTAATTGTTGTTTGGTGTCCATCCAGATTTAGAGAGAATATTACACTTATTATAAAATGCCATTGGCTCAGTGCAGTCAGTCTTTTTTATCGTGGTTCTGAGTTGCATTAGAATGGGACACACCAGATTTCCTTTGCCATCCTATCAGATTGCACAACTCCATATGACAAGACTTAACTAGTGTCCATTCTTTTCCTTTTATTCTCTATAGTGAAATCTCTCTAGTGAGTTTCCTCATGACAAGTTGGCTGAACAGTTCTGGCCATTAAACAAGAGTTCACCCCCACAAAAAACTCAGTACAGTGATTGGTTACCTGCCATGACTGAACATTCAAATACTTCAGTTTGCTTTTGTTTGCTATAGTTCTTTGTCTGGATAAGTATATGGCATGGAAAGCATGTGCAACAGCATAGACAGCATTGTAGATACCATAGCTCTCCCCAGACATATTGGTCTCAAGCAAACCCTCAGGCAGGTTTCCCTGTTTCTTTTCTCCTTCACAGTGTTTACATGGCATGAATACAACTTGCCAGGATAAACAGAGGAACTGCATCAACATCTCATCAGGTTTTAAGGTCTGAAGGAAGTCCTGGAATCTTGGCACTGGATTTGTGTGCATTGAGAAAGACAAAGCTCCTTGGAAAAGGCTTGTGCCCTTGATTTCCCCATTCCTGGAGGTGCTGAAATACCACTGAGGTGGCATGACCCAAACTTTGCCTATGTGGACCTTTGTGAAAGATTCAACAATTTCTAAGGATAATGTTAAATAAACAAGTAACTGAGAGTCCACACTGAGAATAGTCACATTGTCTTCTGCTAAAAGAAGTATCCATGACAGGTATATAATTATTTCCTTAGACTTATAGTTATTTGCTTTATCCCTTCTTATGGATGAGATACAAATGCTATTTTGAGTAAGCAGAGGGGTCAGGTTACGCAGAAAGCTTTCTCCATCTTCATCATCAGAAACAATAATGCCAACCCAAGTCCACCCGAAATGTATGAGTAACCGGACAATCCCCATGTGATGGGTAATTTCTCTTGGTGCCGTCGAGTACAAAGACGAGAAATCAGTTTTACTCCTCATCCCAGTCTTAAATATTCCATAAGTGAACTAAGGGATAGAACATAACTTATTAGAGCTTGAAGATATAACTGTTTCCCACCCAAGTTACTCCAAATATGTGGCAACATCAGTTTCTCATCTTTccatttattaatatttatgtaCTATTTGCTAAAACAAGTATATCCTACCAtgccataggaacctaggaaactgccatatactgagtcagaccattggtctatctagctcagtattgtcttcacagactggcagtggcttctccaaggttgcaggcaggaatctctgccctatcttggagaagccagggagggaacttgaaaccttctgctcttcccagagcggcttcatcccctgaggggaatatcttacagtgctcacacatcaagtctcccattcagatgcagccagggcagaccctgcttagctatggggacaagtcatgcttgctaccacaagaccagctctcctctccacaagaccagctctctcatgAGCATGGCCGTTGGTCATGCTCATGAGAGCTAAGAATACATatcgatgatgatgataataataataataataataataataataataataataataatagtttttattcttcttcttcatcaccatcaccatcatttaCTTTAACTATCTAAACATAGCCAACAACAGAAAAGCCAAAACCCATATAGGAATGTTTAGATGGGGGACAAATAGTCAATGTGGCTGGGGCGGGGATGGGGGAACACAgattcatatctatctatctatctatctatctatctatctatctatcagatataatgtaaagtaaaagatcaatcaaattaaacaagttaaagaactAGGCTAAAACCATATTTATATTTACAAATTTTCAAATTATAATGGCAATGTTTCAAATTAAAGTTGTTAATAAAAAGCTATAAATTGAGAActaaaaaactaaagaaccttcCAGATAAAGGCAGTAGGTAGAACTTTAATAAGTCTCTTTCAAAAcaagtgtttttaattgttttttaaaaagaaaacactgagagagggagcatggcagagcttatcagggagtatattccaaagtcaagggggcagaaccaaaaaggccctgtctctagtccctgccaaccagatatTTGTTAGTAGCAGGGCTATGAGTAAGGCCTGAGATTTTGAACAGAGGGTCCTGACAGGTTTATATTTAtggtttgtgaactgcccagagatggaagtttggggcagtgtacaaatatgagaaatgaataaataaatctgggtgaATGTGGTGCAACAGGTATCCTGGCCCCAAGTCTtcaagagctttaaaggtcaagagcaGCACCTTTACTCTAGCCTAGAagcagaccagtaaccaatgaagctgctgcaagatgggtgtgacactaatgaagtgacttgcacccacacaGCATCAGCATTCTAGACCAGCAGAAGCtcccaaactgtcttcaaggacCACCCCACGAGGAGTGCATCGCAGTAGTCCAatttggatgttaccaaagcatgcttgactgaggtcaggtccaactgcTCCAAGTAGAGTTGCAGTTGGCATACTAAGTCAAAAGCACTTCTGCACATCACAACagcctgtgcctccaaggacagcatcctTGGAGCTAGATGCTAAGTGCTTCCCTCCCTACTAACCCAGACAAAAAGAAAGCTGCCAATGTGAAGTGGCAGGTGCAGGGAATAGTCTCTTCCTGCACGCTTCCTTCCTCATGATAGACACCTGCCCATCGAGGGCACAGATCGTGCCCCTGTGCAGCATGAGAGTCTGGGGAAGATATAATGTACTTTTCAAAGGAAAGTCCCTATTCCACATATCATATAACAGGGATAAATAATAGAATTCCTTTGGGAATAGGAATGGAATCCACTTGCTTAGAATGGTCACATCTCAACAACAGAATCTCTCCTGTAGCACTAGTTATATAATGCTGGCACATTAAGCATAACAGCAAGAATATCCCATGGCACCCATTAGCCTCACACCCATTCTCATACCTGTGGAATCTTGTAGACACTGAAAATGGTGGCCATCTGGATGGAATGTTCTGCACCGAGTCCTCCAATGACAGACAAGACATCTTTCCCATTACACTTGTAATTGATTGCattattttgctgcctgaaaagtAGATCCAGGACACTCTCATATGTGGTTCTTGAACCAAAAAGGTTGTCATAGATGTGGAACCCCAGGGTGATATTGGGCAAGAGGCTGGGATTGTTATTGATCTCTTGAATGGCAAACATCAAGGAAAGGACATGCTGGTAATATTTAAGCTTTATACTGCAATGAGATTGACACAGAGTCTTAGAAATGTCTGACTGTAATGTAATGTAACCTTTAAAGCTTTACATGGCTTGGTGCCAGGGTAGCTTTCGGTCTGCATTCATCCTTATGAAccttccaatagggatgtgcatgaacctgttcagaggcctttttacgggcctccaaacaggttggAATACCCAGTGGTTCAgctggtttgaaggcggggggtaactttaagggtgggggagggtgcacttagccccaccaccaccgtgtttcccccactggtgctctctgTAAAACcggtccagtggggcagcagtgtacctccctgccaccccatcctctcCTATGACCGAAAGTGACAGGAAGTAAGCCGTgcgacatgtgcacatgcacgggTTACTTCCGTTCACTTCTGGTCTGAGAAGAagagggagcagcagggaggtacgttgccacCCTGCCGGACCATTTTTAcagagagcgccagtgggggaaacgcagtgggAGGTGTAAGTACACCTTCTCTTGCTCTTAAGGTTATCCCCACTACCTTTGATCTGGCACCCGCTggttccatgcgcatccctacctgtcagggccctctgctcatcatctcaggccctgctcaggccccaccactaacagagatctggttggcatggtctagagacagggccttttcagttgtggcccttcggctttggaatgccctccctgaagttcttcgccatgctccctccctcagtgttttttaaaaacaacaactaaaaacatcattttaaagaggctttttaatgtttcatctttGGTTCTAGCTGGTAGGTTCTTCAGTTCTTTCATTGTTATACTTCccaattttcagctttttaaataacttttaatttgaaattggtAAATAATTTACAAATAACCAACATAATTTGGTTAAtcttattagttttattttacattgtatctattttattgttgtgagcagcTGCAAGCAGTAGTGTACGGGAGCGgcatggtataaatattttagatagatagatagatagatagatagatagatagataaaatatttttttaaataagcaaTGTAATCTTTATAGCTGCAACCTGCTGTACTAATGGAATACCTTGTGTTTTTAGTAAATCACTTATAGGTAGAAATGCAACTGATCCAACTGTTACTTCACATTCATTACATGGAAAGCGGCACCTCCTGAAATTCCATCTTTCATGCGGCTGTTGACAATTCTGATCTCATCTGTTGAATAGCAATACTACTAGAGTGACCACCATATCCCGTTAGAGGCATGGgaagagcattttaaaaacttgtatgGGAGCTAGACCAGGACTGCAGAGTCTTTAAACTTTAGTAAATTGATCCTGCCTGACTGGCCAGCTGTCTCCATTCAGGAGGTCCCTGGACATATAACCCAAATGAAATCTGGCAAGGCTTCAGGATGTGATAACAAACCCGCTGAGTTAATAATAAAAACTAATGCTGAACGGTGGGTCCTTGTTCTGGCATCTCTTTTCACACAGACAGCCAGAACTGCTGAAATACCTGAAGATTGGGGTCTTGCTATAATtgtccctatttttaaaaaggcgaGGAAGGATGTCCCGGGAAATTATAGATATATGTCTATTGAGTATTATCAGTAACTTTATGCCAAACATCTACAACTGAAGATTCAAGACTGGGTGGAGCCGGAATCAACCTTGACTGAgcaacataggaacgtaggaagctgccacatactgagtaaaaccattggtctatctcattcagtattgtcttcacaaactggcagaggcttctccaaggttgcaggcaggaatctctttcagctctatcttgaagaagccagagagggaacttgaagccttctgctcttcccagagcggctccatcccctgaggggaatatcttactgtgttcacacttctagactcccattcataagcaaccagggcagaccctgcttagccaaggggagtcatgcttgccaccacaagaccagctctctttgacTGAGGAGCAGGCTAGCTTCTAGGTTTTTATAATAGATCAAAGCCTAGTACTCCAACATCTTGAAGAAAAATATGGCAGCATCCTGGTTCCTCattatatgctgcctttattgattttaaatttgCTTTTGACTCCATCCCAAGAGATCTCTTATGGTCAAAACATCCTCAATTGACAAAcatttgttatttttttatttataaattataCAATACATCTCTTCATGTAGATATAATTCCAATGGTGATTTATCTAATTTAATTCTTACAGGCACTGGTGTTAAGCAAGGATATGTTTTAGCCCCCTTGTTATTCAGCTTCTATATTAATTCACTTGTCAAATATCTGAATAAGGCAGACATGCACCCTCCCTTTGTTAGCAAGTAGACAGGTCTCTATATTTCTTTATACTTATGATGCTGTGATTCTATCTTTGTCTCCCATTGACCTTAGAAGAGCACTAAAAGCACTTTCcctgttctgtttagaaaaccGTCTGCTAATCAACTAGCAAAAAACTAAAGTAAtgtgtgcagcagggaaatgacttgaatagcaagccagaggttattGGTTCGAatcgctgctggtatgtttcccagtctgggaaacatctatattgggtagcagcaatctaggaagatgctgaaaggcatcatctcatactgcatgggagatggcaattgtaaacccctcatgtatccTACCAaagcaaaaccacagggctctgtggtctccaggagtccacatcgactcaacagcacactttacctttaccttttaagaGGCCTAAATCTCACAGATGGAAAATTAACAGCAACATGATCAAATAGGTTAAGTGTTTCAAGTACTTAGGAGTGGTGTTTCACACTTCTGGGGGGAGGAAAGTGCACTTAGCGTATATAACTCAAACAGCGCAGT
Coding sequences within it:
- the LOC128331179 gene encoding vomeronasal type-2 receptor 26-like, which translates into the protein MKKFCIKLKYYQHVLSLMFAIQEINNNPSLLPNITLGFHIYDNLFGSRTTYESVLDLLFRQQNNAINYKCNGKDVLSVIGGLGAEHSIQMATIFSVYKIPQFTYGIFKTGMRSKTDFSSLYSTAPREITHHMGIVRLLIHFGWTWVGIIVSDDEDGESFLRNLTPLLTQNSICISSIRRDKANNYKSKEIIIYLSWILLLAEDNVTILSVDSQLLVYLTLSLEIVESFTKVHIGKVWVMPPQWYFSTSRNGEIKGTSLFQGALSFSMHTNPVPRFQDFLQTLKPDEMLMQFLCLSWQVVFMPCKHCEGEKKQGNLPEGLLETNMSGESYGIYNAVYAVAHAFHAIYLSRQRTIANKSKLKYLNVQSWQLHAFLKNIHFNNGAGHEVLFEKGELSAGYDVINWVTFPNQSFLKVHVGKILPSHEFSISEDAIVWNVRFKQIAPHSRCVESCHLGQSRIVQEGRPPCCYDCVLCPEDMISNQTDAVNCVKCPEDQYANKIHDQCSIKVLNFLSYQEPLGIILISLATSFAAITGLVILTFLKNWNTPIVKANNRNLTCVLLISILCCYFSTLLFIGKPGKVTCLFQQLLFGILFSVAISCVLTKTIMVVLAFVATTPGNQMRKFLKKNVANSIVLCCSLIQVGICIAWLLTSPPFPDFDKHSQIGQIIVGCNKGSVTMFSCVLGYMGFLALISFTAAFLARKLPDTFNEAKFITFSMLVFCSVWISFIPGYLSSKGKYIVAVEVFAILASNTGLLTSIFLPKCYIIVLRADLNSSKKTEKRLTGKRHF